The following proteins are encoded in a genomic region of Arachis stenosperma cultivar V10309 chromosome 4, arast.V10309.gnm1.PFL2, whole genome shotgun sequence:
- the LOC130973564 gene encoding uncharacterized protein LOC130973564, with product MGVFWGTRVLEIVKKHDSGGLVWKRIKLTTTRKANAKKRLLRVWQNEAVLRACSEPPPPKSSSASSNKAHDNVTQS from the exons ATGGGTGTATTTTGGGGGACTAGGGTTTTGGAGATTGTGAAGAAACATGATTCTGGAGGCCTCGTTTGGAAGAGAATTAAGCTCACTACTACCCGTAAAGCCAATGCCAAGAAGCGTCTCCTCCGCGTTTGGCAG aaTGAAGCTGTCCTGAGGGCATGTTCTGAACCACCTCCTCCTAAAAGTTCTTCTGCCAGTAGCAATAAAGCTCATGACAATGTCACACAGAGTTGA